In Thalassotalea fonticola, a single genomic region encodes these proteins:
- a CDS encoding MotA/TolQ/ExbB proton channel family protein, which yields MFDTIIRFFQEGGTFMFPIAIVLAVGLAIAVERAIYLFKMSKANGNSMNKITPMLQHSDFEGIARVESDSAIANIFKAGVSRMNQTPRREEIEFAMEEGVMEALPRLEKRTSYLATLANISTLLGLLGTIIGLIAAFSAVASADPSEKASLLSDSISVAMNTTAFGLIAAIPLLLCHSVLQTKTTEIVDNLEMAGVKFLNLISRNNTVSSKSRTTD from the coding sequence ATGTTTGATACAATTATTCGTTTTTTCCAAGAAGGTGGAACGTTCATGTTCCCAATCGCTATCGTATTGGCTGTAGGCTTAGCCATTGCCGTTGAACGTGCCATTTATTTATTTAAAATGTCAAAAGCAAACGGTAATAGCATGAATAAGATCACGCCAATGTTGCAGCACTCAGACTTTGAAGGTATTGCCAGAGTAGAAAGTGATTCAGCGATTGCTAACATCTTTAAAGCGGGTGTTAGTCGAATGAATCAAACCCCACGTCGTGAAGAAATTGAATTTGCCATGGAAGAAGGTGTAATGGAAGCATTACCACGTTTAGAAAAACGCACTTCTTACCTTGCAACGTTGGCTAATATTTCAACTTTGCTTGGTTTATTAGGTACTATCATTGGTTTAATTGCCGCGTTCTCGGCAGTAGCAAGTGCTGATCCTTCAGAAAAAGCGTCACTACTTTCTGACTCAATCTCGGTCGCAATGAACACCACTGCATTTGGTTTGATCGCCGCCATTCCATTATTACTTTGTCATTCAGTGCTACAAACTAAAACCACTGAAATAGTAGATAACCTGGAAATGGCTGGTGTTAAGTTTTTAAACTTGATCAGCCGTAACAATACGGTTTCTTCAAAATCACGTACAACTGATTAA
- a CDS encoding tetratricopeptide repeat protein: MNFIKKLSVTPLSRKGMFTALMLSTLAACSSAPEQASSAGAAAQNTAARTNAATTPELSEVDAERQRILAMPNRYKENAAAVPNEVKLAVEAALTQKANGDIDGAKASLKVINANHPSLSGIALQLGDIALTSGDTALAKAYYQQAISANNNNYYAHNRLGNLQRKSGEFASAKASYLAALTSYAGFAEANLNLGILLDMYMGKKEQALAYYQTYQVLTKQENRKVKGWIADISMQLRAVNNG; encoded by the coding sequence ATGAACTTTATTAAAAAACTATCGGTGACCCCGTTATCCCGAAAGGGAATGTTTACGGCGCTAATGCTATCAACGTTAGCCGCTTGTTCAAGCGCGCCTGAGCAAGCAAGCTCGGCTGGAGCAGCAGCGCAAAACACTGCTGCCAGAACTAATGCGGCAACTACACCAGAGCTGAGCGAAGTTGACGCTGAACGACAACGCATTTTGGCTATGCCAAATCGTTATAAGGAAAATGCAGCCGCGGTACCTAACGAGGTTAAACTGGCGGTAGAGGCAGCACTTACGCAAAAAGCCAATGGCGATATTGACGGCGCCAAGGCTAGCTTAAAAGTGATTAATGCGAATCACCCAAGTTTATCGGGTATTGCCCTTCAGCTTGGCGATATTGCTTTAACAAGCGGCGATACAGCATTAGCTAAAGCGTATTACCAACAAGCAATTTCTGCTAATAACAACAACTATTACGCGCATAATCGGTTAGGTAATTTACAACGTAAAAGTGGCGAGTTTGCCTCAGCCAAAGCAAGTTACCTTGCGGCTTTAACCAGCTATGCCGGTTTTGCCGAAGCAAATTTAAATTTAGGTATTTTGTTAGATATGTACATGGGTAAGAAAGAACAGGCGTTGGCATACTACCAAACCTACCAAGTTCTTACCAAACAGGAAAACCGCAAAGTAAAAGGCTGGATCGCCGATATTTCAATGCAACTGAGGGCCGTTAATAATGGTTAG